The following coding sequences lie in one Fundulus heteroclitus isolate FHET01 chromosome 20, MU-UCD_Fhet_4.1, whole genome shotgun sequence genomic window:
- the LOC105935984 gene encoding tubulin beta chain: MREIVHLQIGQCGNQIGSKFWEVISGEHGIDDTGIYEGDSNLQLERINVYFNEAHGGKFVPRALLVDLEPGTMDSVRGSRIGALFRPDNFIHGNSGAGNNWAKGHYTEGAELVEQVMDRVRNESESCDCLQGFQLVHSLGGGTGSGMGTLLINKIKEEYPDRIMNSFSIMPSPKVSDTVVEPYNATLSVHQLLENTDETFCIDNEALYDICFRTLKLTTPTYGDLNHLVSMTMSGVTTSLRFPGQLNADLRKLAVNMVPFPRLHFFMPGFAPLTPRGSQQYRALTVPELTQQMFDARNMMTACDPRRGRYLTVAGIFRGRMSTKEVDEQMLAIQQKNSQYFVDWIPHNVKVAVCDIPPKGLKMSSTFIGNNTAIQEIFRRVGEQFSLMFRRKAFLHWYTGEGMDEMEFTEAESNLNDLVSEYQQYQDATADLDWEVEDEEEGGPSSAQSTKVQSRTETKLDSVIETINETVDE, translated from the exons ATGCGTGAAATTGTACATCTGCAAATTGGACAATGTGGCAACCAGATTGGCTCAAAG TTCTGGGAAGTAATCAGTGGTGAACATGGGATTGACGATACAGGAATCTATGAGGGAGACAGCAACCTTCAACTGGAGAGGATCAACGTCTACTTTAATGAGGCGCATG GTGGTAAATTTGTCCCCAGAGCACTGCTTGTGGACTTGGAGCCTGGCACTATGGACAGTGTCAGAGGAAGTCGAATCGGTGCTCTTTTTAGACCAGACAACTTCATCCATG GGAACTCCGGAGCTGGAAACAACTGGGCGAAGGGCCACTACACAGAGGGAGCGGAGCTAGTGGAGCAGGTTATGGACCGGGTGAGGAACGAGAGCGAAAGCTGTGATTGCCTCCAAGGCTTTCAGCTGGTCCATTCGCTGGGGGGCGGCACAGGCTCCGGCATGGGTACCCTCCTCATAAACAAGATCAAAGAGGAATACCCAGATCGCATCATGAATAGCTTTAGCATCATGCCGTCTCCCAAAGTCTCTGACACAGTGGTGGAGCCTTATAACGCCACGCTCTCCGTGCATCAGCTCCTGGAGAACACAGACGAGACTTTCTGCATTGACAACGAGGCCCTCTACGACATCTGCTTCCGTACCCTAAAGCTGACCACGCCCACTTACGGGGACCTCAACCACTTGGTCTCCATGACGATGAGCGGCGTCACGACCTCTCTGAGATTTCCAGGACAGCTCAATGCTGACCTCAGGAAGCTGGCTGTCAACATGGTGCCCTTCCCCCGTCTCCACTTCTTCATGCCAGGCTTCGCCCCTCTGACACCACGGGGCAGCCAGCAGTACAGAGCTCTCACCGTGCCTGAACTTACCCAGCAGATGTTCGACGCCCGCAACATGATGACGGCATGTGACCCACGGCGGGGGCGCTACCTCACAGTAGCCGGTATCTTTCGAGGTAGGATGTCCACCAAAGAGGTGGACGAGCAGATGCTCGCAATACAGCAGAAAAACAGTCAATACTTTGTCGACTGGATCCCCCATAATGTGAAGGTGGCCGTGTGTGACATCCCTCCCAAAGGTCTGAAAATGTCTTCCACGTTCATCGGCAACAACACGGCCATCCAGGAGATATTCCGCCGGGTGGGCGAGCAGTTCTCGCTGATGTTTAGACGGAAGGCGTTCCTCCACTGGTACACGGGAGAGGGCATGGATGAGATGGAGTTCACGGAGGCAGAGAGCAACCTCAACGACCTGGTGTCCGAGTACCAGCAATACCAAGACGCAACCGCTGATCTAGACTGGGAAgtagaggatgaggaagaggGAGGACCCTCATCTGCACAGAGCACAAAAGTTCAGTCTCGGACGGAAACCAAATTGGACTCAGTGATAGAAACCATTAATGAAACTGTAGATGAGTAG
- the prelid3b gene encoding PRELI domain containing protein 3B yields the protein MKIWTSEHIFNHPWEMVTKAAMQKYPNPMNPSVVGVDVLDRHVDQQGRLHSIRLLSTEWGLPSIVKALIGNVRSCTYIQESSIVDPKERALELQSSNITFTNLVSVDERLTYKPHPEDSEKTILTQEAIISVKGVSLSSYLEGVMANTISTNAGKGREAMEWVIRRLNTEIEELAATARVTMRTPMAAAAADK from the exons ATGAAGATCTGGACCTCGGAGCACATATTCAA CCATCCTTGGGAGATGGTGACTAAAGCTGCTATGCAGAAGTATCCCAACCCCATGAATCCCAGTGTGGTTGGAGTGGACGTTCTGGACCGACATGTCGACCAGCAGGGCCGCCTCCACAGTATAAGGCTGCTCAGCACAGAGTGGGGTCTACCGTCCATCGTGAAAGCT CTCATCGGAAATGTAAGATCATGCACCTACATTCAGGAGAGCTCGATTGTGGATCCCAAGGAGAGAGCTTTAGAACTTCAGTCCTCGAAT ATCACCTTCACAAACTTGGTGTCTGTGGATGAAAGATTAACCTACAAACCACATCCTGAAGATTCAGAGAA GACAATACTGACTCAAGAAGCTATCATCTCAGTGAAAGGCGTCAGTCTCAGCAGTTACCTGGAAGGCGTCATGGCCAACACTATTTCCACTAATGCTGGAAag GGTCGTGAAGCCATGGAGTGGGTAATCCGCCGGCTGAACACAGAAATAGAGGAGCTGGCAGCCACAGCGCGAGTGACCATGCGAACCCCAATGGCTGCTGCAGCCGCAGACAAATGA
- the LOC105935985 gene encoding aurora kinase A-B produces the protein MASSASLRVGKATKLQRPEVMSNGDGPKRVPVSHQSQVVPKAVVTPTQQQRVLGALNGPQRIQRPVSQQKPVAHLSVVAKQTPAGDQNVNPATVKITAAPQHNQPKMHMPGGNPDSAKPPSEPAKQEKLQNNPAKNNQASSSKTPWSLENFDIGRPLGKGKFGNVYLARERQTKFILALKVLFKKQLEKAGVEHQLRREVEIQSHLRHPNILRLYGYFHDASRVYLILEYAPRGELYSELQRCGRFPEDRSATYIMELADALHYCHTKNVIHRDIKPENLLLGGNGELKIADFGWSVHTPSSRRSTLCGTLDYLPPEMIEGKTHDEKVDLWSLGVLCYEFLIGKPPFEAKTHDETYRRISRVEYSYPPEVDISAGAKDLVAKLLKHNPMHRLPIQGVLSHPWVLEKSSKKQTTLSREESRQ, from the exons ATGGCCTCTTCAGCGTCGCTCAGAGTGGGAAAGGCCACGAAACTCCAAAGGCCAGAAGTGATG TCAAACGGTGATGGTCCGAAGCGGGTTCCCGTGTCTCACCAGTCTCAGGTCGTTCCGAAGGCTGTGGTCACGCCGACTCAGCAGCAGCGGGTTCTGGGCGCGTTGAACGGCCCGCAGCGTATCCAGCGGCCCGTTAGTCAGCAGAAACCCGTAGCTCACCTCTCTGTAGTTGCCAAGCAGACTCCTGCTGGTGACCAGAATGTAAACCCAGCTACTGTGAAAATAACCGCTGCACCACAGCATAACCAGCCAAAGATGCACATGCCCGGTGGAAACCCGGATTCGGCTAAGCCTCCGTCGGAACCGGCAAAGCAGGAGAAGCTGCAAA acAATCCTGCCAAGAACAACCAGGCCTCATCCTCTAA GACACCATGGAGCTTGGAAAATTTTGACATTGGCCGTCCTTTGGGAAAGGGCAAGTTTGGCAATGTCTACCTGGCAAGAGAGCGGCAAACCAAGTTCATCTTGGCCCTGAAGGTGCTCTTTAAGAAGCAGCTGGAGAAGGCGGGGGTGGAGCACCAGCTGAGGAGAGAAGTAGAGATCCAGTCTCATCTAAG ACACCCTAACATCCTGCGCCTCTACGGCTATTTCCACGATGCTTCTCGTGTGTATCTGATCCTGGAGTACGCTCCCAGAGGAGAGCTGTACAGCGAGTTGCAGCGCTGCGGCAGATTTCCTGAGGACAGAAGTGCTACG tacatcATGGAGCTGGCAGATGCTCTCCATTACTGTCATACTAAGAATGTGATCCACAGAGACATCAAGCCAGAGAACCTGTTGCTGGGTGGTAACGGGGAGCTGAAGATTGCTGATTTTGGTTGGTCTGTTCACACGCCTTCTTCCAG GAGGTCCACTCTGTGTGGAACGCTGGACTACCTTCCTCCAGAGATGATCGAGGGCAAAACTCACGACGAGAAGGTGGACCTGTGGAGTCTGGGTGTCCTCTGCTACGAGTTTCTTATTGGAAAACCTCCATTTGAAGCAAAGACTCACGACGAAACCTATCGCAGGATTTCTAGG GTGGAGTACAGTTACCCTCCAGAGGTTGACATCAGTGCTGGAGCTAAAGACTTGGTGGCCAAGCTGCTGAAGCACAACCCCATGCACAGACTGCCCATTCAGGGAGTCCTATCCCACCCCTGGGTGCTTGAAAAATCATCCAAGAAGCAAACAACGCTGAGCAGGGAAGAGTCCAGACAGTGA